In the genome of Drosophila subpulchrella strain 33 F10 #4 breed RU33 chromosome 2L, RU_Dsub_v1.1 Primary Assembly, whole genome shotgun sequence, one region contains:
- the LOC119546381 gene encoding exportin-2, protein MEVTEANLQLLAGYLQQTLSADPNVRRPAEKLLESTELQQNYPILLLNLIDKAQMDMTTRVAGAIAFKNYVKRNWAAHLDTDGPDRIHESDRNTIKTLIVTLMLHSPVALQKQLSDAVSIIGKHDFPKKWPQLIDEMVERFASGDFNVINGVLQTAHSLFKRYRYEFKSQALWEEIKFVLDRMAKPLTDLLQATMQLTKVHENNAEALKVIYGSLVLVNKVFFSLNSQDLPEFFEDNMNTWMGAFIQQLAVDVPSLRTGDDEDAGVLEHLRTQVCENICLYAKKYDEEFKPFMEQFVTAVWELLVKTSLQTKYDALVSHALQFLSVVAERQHYQSIFENPEILAQICDKVVIPNLDIRPSDEEIFEDSPEEYIRRDIEGSDIDTRRRAACDLVKTLSINFEQKIFGIFGQYLEILLTKYKENPAANWRSKDTAIYLVTSWASRGGTQKHGITQTSELVPLPEFCAQQIIPELERPNINEIPVLKAAAIKYVMVFRSILGPQVLANCLPQLIRHLPAESPVVHSYAACSVEKILTMKDASNAVVFGPQVLGPHATQLISGLFATLSLPGSGENEYVMKAIMRSFAVLQSASLPFMGVALPRLTEILTQVAKNPSRPHFNHYLFETLALSIKIVCQADASAVSSFEEALFPVFQGILQQDIVEFMPYVFQMLSVLLEVREGSGSIPEPYWALFPCLLSPALWDRTGNVTPLIRLISAFIKQGSAQIQALGKLSGILGIFQKMIASKANDHEGFYLLQNLLSYYPAAEIQPTLRQIFGLLFQRLSLSKTPKYLSGIIVFFSFYVIKYSGGQLAQLIDEIQPNMFGMLLDRVLITEMGKVPKEQDRKMVAVGATKLLTETPEMLQPQYAAFWPRLLHSLIDLFERPPEKLKGLEIGESAGVAEDPDAGYQVAFAQLTHAQPNQQDHLAEITDARQYLATSLSKFAQSRAGELPTLLAPLEPEYKQVLQKYCDQAGVRIA, encoded by the exons ATGGAAGTGACAGAGGCGAATTTGCAGCTGCTGGCCGGTTATTTGCAGCAGACGCTGAGCGCCGATCCCAATGTCCGCCGGCCgg CCGAAAAACTCCTGGAGTCCACGGAACTGCAGCAGAATTACCCTATTCTACTGCTCAACCTGATAGACAAAGCCCAAATGGACATGACCACACGGGTGGCGGGCGCCATTGCCTTCAAGAACTATGTGAAGCGGAATTGGGCGGCCCACCTGGACACCGATGGTCCGGATCGCATCCACGAAAGCGATAGGAACACAATCAAGACCCTGATCGTAACGCTGATGCTTCACTCGCCGGTGGCTTTGCAAAAACAACTAAGCGACGCTGTCAGTATCATTGGCAAGCATGATTTTCCGAAAAAATGGCCACAGCTCATCGACGAGATGGTGGAGAGATTCGCCTCGGGCGATTTCAATGTCATCAACGGCGTCTTGCAAACGGCTCACTCGCTGTTCAAGCGCTATCGCTATGAGTTCAAGTCGCAGGCTCTGTGGGAGGAGATCAAATTTGTGCTGGATCGCATGGCCAAGCCATTGACAGATCTGCTCCAGGCCACCATGCAGCTGACCAAGGTGCATGAGAACAATGCGGAGGCTCTGAAGGTCATTTACGGCTCTCTGGTGTTAGTGAACAAAGTGTTCTTCTCGCTAAACTCCCAGGATTTGCCAGAGTTCTTTGAGGACAATATGAACACGTGGATGGGGGCGTTTATTCAGCAGCTGGCCGTCGATGTGCCATCGCTGCGAACTGGCGATGATGAGGATGCGGGGGTTCTGGAGCATCTGCGCACGCAGGTCTGCGAGAATATTTGCCTGTATGCCAAGAAGTACGACGAGGAGTTCAAGCCATTCATGGAGCAATTCGTGACGGCAGTCTGGGAGCTGCTGGTCAAGACTAGCCTGCAAACCAAGTACGACGCG TTGGTTTCCCATGCCCTGCAATTCCTCTCCGTTGTGGCTGAGCGGCAGCACTATCAGAGCATTTTCGAGAACCCAGAGATTCTTGCGCAGATCTGCGATAAAGTTGTCATTCCCAATCTGGACATTCGGCCCTCAGATGAAGAAATATTCGAGGACAGTCCAGAGGAGTACATTCGCCGGGACATTGAGGGCTCTGACATTGACACTCGGCGTCGGGCGGCCTGCGATCTGGTCAAGACTCTATCCATTAACTTTGAGCAAAAGATCTTTGGCATCTTTGGTCAGTATCTGGAGATATTGTTGACCAAGTACAAGGAGAATCCGGCTGCCAATTGGAGGTCAAAGGATACGGCTATTTATCTGGTCACTTCATGGGCCTCTCGAGGTGGAACCCAAAAGCATGGTATCACACAGACCTCGGAGCTGGTGCCACTGCCGGAATTTTGTGCTCAGCAGATTATTCCAGAACTGGAGCGACCCAACA TCAACGAAATACCCGTTCTAAAGGCGGCTGCCATTAAGTACGTAATGGTATTCCGCAGCATTTTGGGTCCCCAGGTTCTGGCCAACTGTCTGCCGCAGCTCATCAGACATCTTCCCGCCGAAAGCCCAGTGGTACACAGCTATGCTGCCTGCTCCGTGGAGAAGATCCTCACCATGAAAGATGCTAGCAACGCGGTGGTGTTTGGTCCTCAAGTTCTTGGACCTCACGCAACTCAACTCATCAGCGGATTGTTTGCAACCCTCTCGCTGCCGGGATCCGGCGAGAATGAGTATGTAATGAAAG ctATCATGAGAAGCTTTGCGGTTTTGCAATCGGCTTCATTGCCTTTTATGGGTGTTGCCCTTCCTCGGCTCACCGAGATTCTCACCCAGGTGGCAAAGAATCCTTCGCGCCCGCACTTTAATCACTATCTCTTCGAAACGCTGGCTCTGTCCATCAA GATTGTTTGCCAGGCCGATGCCTCAGCTGTAAGCTCCTTTGAGGAGGCCTTGTTCCCCGTTTTCCAAGGCATTCTACAGCAGGATATTGTAGAATTTATGCCCTACGTCTTTCAAATGCTTTCAGTGCTGTTGGAAGTTCGGGAGGGCTCTGGTTCCATACCGGAACCATATTGGGCTCTGTTCCCTTGCTTGTTGTCTCCAGCTCTTTGGGACCGTACGGGCAATGTCACGCCCTTGATTCGGCTTATCTCAGCTTTCATCAAGCAGGGTTCAGCTCAGATTCAAGCCTTGGGTAAATTG AGTGGAATCCTTGGGATCTTCCAGAAGATGATTGCCTCCAAGGCCAACGACCACGAAGGCTTCTATCTGCTGCAGAATCTCCTTTCCTACTACCCAGCCGCTGAAATCCAGCCTACTCTGCGTCAGATCTTTGGCCTGCTTTTCCAGCGATTGTCTCTCTCGAAGACGCCCAAGTATTTAAGCGGCATCATCGTCTTCTTCAGCTTCTATGTAATCAAGTACAGTGGCGGTCAGCTGGCTCAGTTGATAGATGAGATACAGCCCAACATGTTTGGCATGCTGCTGGATCGCGTGCTCATCACTGAGATGGGGAAGGTTCCCAAGGAACAGGATCGCAAAATGGTGGCTGTCGGTGCCACAAAACTGCTCACTGAAACGCCGGAAATGTTGCAGCCACAGTACGCGGCTTTCTGGCCAAGACTGCTACACTCTTTAATCGATCTTTTCGAGCGACCACCTGAGAAATTAAAGGGACTCGAAATAGGAGAGTCTGCCGGAGTTGCCGAGGATCCCGATGCGGGCTATCAAGTGGCCTTTGCCCAACTAACTCATGCCCAGCCCAACCAGCAGGATCACCTGGCAGAGATCACAGATGCCCGCCAGTATCTGGCCACATCGCTTTCCAAGTTCGCGCAGTCCAGGGCAGGAGAGTTGCCAACTTTGCTGGCACCCCTCGAACCGGAGTACAAGCAAGTGCTGCAGAAATATTGTGATCAGGCTGGTGTACGCATTGCCTAA